The candidate division KSB1 bacterium genome contains the following window.
AAAAGCTGATTGAGTCGCTGCCATTTGAACTTACCGCCGCGCAGAAAAAAGTTATTCGGGAGATTCGTGACGATATGAAAAAAGATTCTCCCATGAACCGGTTGCTGCAAGGTGATGTCGGCTCCGGGAAAACCATCGTGGCATTGATTTGCATGATGATGTCTATTGAAAACGGCTACCAGGGCGCGCTGATGGCGCCAACGGAAATCCTGGCCGAGCAGCACTACCTGACTATTCAAAACCTCCTTGAAGAGTTGGGAATAAAAGTGGTCCTCCTTGTCGGCGCGCAAAGAAAAAGTGAACGCGAAGAAGTTTTGAGGTGTATTAAGGCGGGAGAAGCCGAAATCGTGGTCGGAACTCATGCTTTGATTCAGGAGGGGGTGGAATTCAAGCAGCTTGGTCTGGTCGTGGTTGATGAACAGCACCGTTTTGGAGTCATGCAGCGCGCGACTCTGATCGAAAAAGGCTTGACCCCGGACGTTTTGGTTATGACGGCAACTCCGATCCCAAGAACGCTGTCACTGACGCTTTACGGTGATCTCGATTTTTCAATCATCGACGAACTGCCGCCGGGAAGAAAACCGATCAAGACACACTGGCGCAGCGACAAAAAACGCAGCGAGATTTACAAATTTACCAAGGAGAAAATTGAAGAGGGCGCCCAGGTTTATATCGTTTTTCCACTCATCGAGGAGTCGGAGAGAATAGATTTAAAAGCAGCGATTGAAAATTATGAAAACCTGAAAGAAGGAATTTTCTCGAATTTTTCAGTGGGCCTGCTGCATGGTCGCATGAAAAGCGCTGAAAAAGAAGAGGTCATGTCGCAGTTTAAGGCCGGTGAAATTCAGATTTTGGTTAGCACAACAGTCATTGAAGTTGGCGTGGATGTCCCGAACGCGACCATCATGATCGTCGAAAATGCAGAGCGTTTCGGTTTACCGCAAATGCACCAACTGCGTGGACGAGTCGGCCGGGGAGAAAAAGAATCTTATTGTTTTTTAATCGCGACCTACCCAATTTCCAAGGAGGCTAAAACCCGCTTAAGCACTTTAGCAGAAACCAACGACGGCTTCAAAATAGCCGAAGTCGACCTGCAAATTCGCGGTCCAGGCGAATTTTTTGGCACTCGGCAGCACGGCTTGCCGGAACTGCGGATCGCGGATATTGTTAAAGACACCGAGCTTTTGCTAAAAGCCCGCGACGAAGCTTTTGATTTGGCGCGAAAAAACAAGCAAATTCTGAACACGGAAAATATGCCGGCTCGAGTGCAGTTTTTTAAAAATTATCGGGATAAGATGGAATTGTCGCGGGTGGGGTAACTGGATGCTCGATGCTCGATGCTCGATGCTGGATGCTGGATGCTGGATGCTGGATTCTGGATGGTTGTTGTATTTTTCGAGCATCAGGCAACCAGCATCGAGAAACAAGCAACCAACATCGAGAAGAAACAAGCAACCAGCATCAATTACAAGATTGAGGGTTTACCAATACAACTAAGATTTTGGAGGTACTTACCTAAATGGAACATCAGAAACTAAATAAAATAATCGGATTCGCGGTATTGGTCATTTCATTAATTGTTTATGGGAAAACCGTTGCACCGACAACCTCTTATTGGGACTGCGGCGAATTTATTAGCAGCTCATATATTCTGGGGGTTCCACATCCCCCCGGAGCGCCGCTTCATGTATTAGTGGGTCGAGTGTTCACTATGATTCCGGATTGGCTAATTTCAGACATCGGTTTGCGGGTAAATATAATTTCTGTTTTAGTGAGCGCCCTTTCTGTAATGTTTGCTTATTTGATCATCGTGCGCTTGATTAGAGAATTTAAAGGCATCCCCGAAACAGTTGATCAGAAAATCAATATTTATACCGCCGGTGTCATTGGGGCCTTAGGCTTTGCCTTGACCGACTCGCAGTGGTTTAACGCGGTTGAAGCTGAAGTTTATGCAGTTTCCATATTTTTTACAACTATTGTTGTCTGGCTGATTTTGGTCTGGTTGGAGAAAGCCGAAAACCCAGTGAGTGACAAAATTTTAGTGTTAATCGCTTATTTGATCGGCTTAGCTACCGGCGTGCATTTGCTCAATATTTTAGCAATTCCCACCTTGTTTTTGATTGTTTATTTTAAAAAAGCGGAGTTAAATATAAAAACATTCTCTCTTTGGGCGGCGGGTGCTATCGCTGCTTTTGCCGCCATTTACCCAGGCATCGTCAAAGGAATACCATGGCTGCTGAATAAGTTCTCCTTTCTGGCGATTGGATTGGTCACGCTTGGTGTCTTATTTGCCATCGTTTATGCCGTCCAAAATCAAAAGCGGTTAGTAAGTCTGGCCTTAATGAGCATCTTACTTGTCACTGTTGGCTATTCTACCTACACGGCTCTCTACATCCGTTCAGACATGCATCCGGCGATCAACGAAAACCATCCTAATACTCCTAAAAAATTTGTTAGTTACCTCAACCGTGAGCAGTACGGTGAGTTGACTTTTTTCCCCCGTCGATATCCAGGTCTTCCATCGAAACAAGCTTTTGAAGCTACTCGATCCGGTAGCTACGCCAAACATGATTTTGGCAAGCAGGTGAAGCATTTGTGGAATTACCAGATTAAGAAGATGTATATCCGTTACTTTGGCTGGCAATTCATTGGAAAGGGCACAACGCTTGGGCCTGACAATTATATCGTTGAAGTCCTTTCTGGCAAAGGTTTAATGGGTTGGCCATTTTTGATCGGTTTAATCGGCATGTTTTTTCACTTTCGCCGGGATTGGAAGCGTGCGTCCTCGATTCTGACTTTATTCATTATGACCGGTATCGCGATCACAATTTACCTCAATCAGGAGGACCCGCAGCCGCGGGAACGAGACTACGCTTATGTCGGCTCGTTTTTCGCTTTTTCAATTTGGATTGGCATGGGCGTAAGTGCGATTCTGGAATTGGTACAAAACGCATTTAGACAAAACTCTCCTTTGAGAAAAGTGGGAATTGGCCTGACTATTCTTCTTTTAATTATGGCAGTACCATCCAACTTGTATTTACATAACGCCCACCCGCATGACCGAAGCGGGAATTACGTTGCCTTTGACTATTCTTACAATATTCTACAGTCTTGCGAAGCCAATGCAATTCTTTTTACAAACGGGGATAACGATACCTTTCCTTTGTGGTATTTGCAATACGTGGAAGACATTCGCCGGGACGTTCGTGTGGTCAATTTGAGCCTGCTGAACACCCCCTGGTATATAAAACAGCTTCGTGATGAAGAGCCGAAAGTTCCGATTGCTTTAACCAATACTCAAATAGATCAGTTGGGACCGGCATTGTGGTCTGAACCAAAGATGGCGAGAATCGAGGTGCCGCGTGACAAATTAATTGGACAGTTCGAAAAGGCCGAAGACAATGCCTCTTTCTTAATTGAAAATGTTCCTCAAAACCCGGCTATCGAGTTTGAACTTGTACATACCAAAATTATCCAGGGCCACAAGGTTCTACTGGTGCAAGATCGCATGATTATTCATATTCTCGCTGCCAATAAATTTAAGAAGCCGGTTTATTTTGCAGTGACAGTTTCGCCGACAAATATGCTCAACCTGGATAATCGTCGAAATGTCAAAGATTCGAAGAACTATTTGCGTATGGACGGACTGGCTTTTCGGGTTATGCCTTATGGAGGCCCCAAGAATGATTTTATCTCGCCGGTAAAACTCGAGGCCAATTTATTCGAGCATTTCAAATATCGCAACTTAGACAATCCGGAAGTTTATTTTAATAATAATATCCTTGGCCTCTTGCAAAATTATCGCTCTGCGTTTTTGAGACTCACCAATTATTACCGGACTCAAGGTCTGACTCAAAATAACAAAGAAAAGGCTTTAGCCGTTTTACAAAAAATGGATGAAGTTATGCCTGAAGAAGTCATTCCACTAAGGGACTTCCGTCTCTCGTTAAATTTTGGCCAGATGTATTCGGATTTCGGCAACCCCCAGGGTTTGGAAGATCGTCTTGACAAGATTTCGAAAATTTATAACCTGCGGACGATTGACCAACTTTACATAGCGGAATTTTATGCCCAGATTTTGAAAAACGATGCCAAGGCGGAATCACTTGCGGTTTCATTGAGGGAAGAAAACCCGGAGACCAGAGAGATCTATCTCTGGCTGGCCAGCCATTATACAAGATCCAGGCGTTTTGATGACGGAATTCAGGTCTTGGAAAAATGGATGAATGATCACCCGGAAGATCTTATTGTGAAAAAGGAACTAACAGAATTGCAGGCTTTTGCCAGCGCAAATGACAGTTTGAATATTTCGAATAGCAGCAGCGATTCCAGTTCTGCAAAAGATTCAAATGATAACCCTTAAATTGCTTTGAAGCTTTTTCTATGACGGGGAAGCCGCTGGTTTCTATAATCATACCTCATTTTAAGGGGAGGGAAATTCTTCGTAACTGTTTAGAAGCGGTAGAAAAAACGAAGTACCAAAATAAAGAAGTAATTATTGTAAATAACGCTTCGACCGACGGCAGCGTGGATGATATTCATCACTCTTTTCCCTGGGCGCTACTGGTCAATAATGAAAAAAATCTGGGGTATGCGGGCGGATGCAATTCGGGGCTGGTAAGTGCTTCCGGCGAATATATTCTTTTTCTGAACAACGACACCGTTTTTGAACCCGACTGGCTTTCTGTTCTCGTTGAGGTTTGTGAGGAAGATGAAAAGATTGCTGCCTGCCAGCCGAAAATTCGCTCTTTGGTTAACCGGGAAATGTTTGACTATGCAGGCGCTGCCGGCGGCCTGATCGATATTTTTGGCTACCCGTTTGCAAAGGGAAGACTCTTTTTTACCTTAGAAAAGGATGAACAGCAGTATGATGACACTGGCGATATTTTCTGGGCGTCGGGAACCGCGACTTTGATTCGGAAATCCGTGCTTGATGAGGTGGGTTCTTTTGATGAAGATTTTTTCGCCCACATGGAGGAAATTGATCTGAATTGGCGCATGCATCTTGCCGGTTACCGGGTTGTGGCTGTGCCAGAGGCTATTGTTTATCACAACGCAGGTTCGACGCTGAAGCCGGATTCCCCTAAAAAAATTTACTTGAATCATCGCAATAGCCTGGTCATGATTTTGAAGAATTATGGGCTGAAGAATTTGCTTTGGATTATTCCGGTTCGCGTTAGTCTTGAATTTTTGTCGATAGTTTATGCTCTTCTAAAGTTAGACTTTGTCCGGCTGAAGGGCGGCTTTCTCGCTCTGATTTATGTTCTCTTCAATTTTTTTAGAATTGTTGGAAAGCGCAAGCAAGTTCAGCGTCTTCGAAAAGTTCCGGATTCCGAAATCTTCAAGAAGATGTACCGGGGCAGCATAGTTTTTGAATATTTCGTTCGGGGTATTCGCAGAGCCAGGGATTTGAAACTTAAATAGAATCATTGAGTTTAGAATTTGAAAAGATAAATTGTCCGCTTTGTGGTTGTGAGAAAAACGAATTATTTCTCAAGACTCAGGATCGCTTTAAATTAAATGGTGAATTAAAATTCGAAATTGCAGCCTGTTCTGAGTGTAAGTTTACATTCTTAAATCCGAGACCCAAACCCGAATCGATTTCAGCGTTTTATGAAAGTGAGGATTACCAACCTTTTTTATCGATTCAATCAGGTTTAAATTTCTGGGATAGAATTTACCTCACAGTTAGAAGTTTCACTTTAACGAATAAACGCCGTAAAATTTCCAAGTTAAAACGCGGCGGCCGACTTTTGGACATCGGGTGTGGCACCGGAGAATTTTTGCATGAAATGCAAGACCACGGCTGGCAGGTTGAAGGATTGGAGATGGACGAAAAAGCTGCTGAGTTTGCGAGAACCGAAAATAACCTGAGTGTCCAAACGCTGGAACTGCAGGATTGTGATTTTCCCGATCAGAGTTTTGATGTGATTACATTGTGGCACGTTTTGGAGCATCTTTACGATCCGAAAGAAAGTTTGAAAAAAATGCGAAACTTTTTAAAAGATGGTGGATTTATTCTAATAGCGGTTCCAAATATTTCAAGTTTTGATGCTCGATTTTACAAAACCAATTGGGTCGCTCTGGATGCGCCGAGACACCTTTTTCACTTCACTCCTGAAACGATGAGTGTTTTTTGCAAAAGGGCTGGCTTAGGTATTCAAAAATTTTACCAGTTGCCTTTGGATGCATTTTTTAATTGTTTAATGAGTGAACGAATTATTTTAAAAAACAGAATTTTGGGAACGCTGCTTTTCCCTTTGCATTTTCTCCGTGGGTTTTTGATTGCGAAAATTTCAATTTTTCAATCATTACGTCTGAGCAGACAAAAAAATCGCCTGGGGTCTTCAATTCTATATTTTGTGCAAAAACAGGAAAAATCTCATGACTTTATTTAAGTACGTAAAATGCTATTTGGCACCACTGCTCGCTGTTTTACTCTTTGCATGTTTTGGGAAACCTCCGGCCTCCGGGGAACACAATCAACTTTTTGTAGTGTCCGATCCGGATAATTGGGAGGTTCTGGAGTCATCTATAAAGGATGTTTTTGAAAAAGTGATCAAAACGCCTCAACCCGAAAAATTATTTGAAGTACACTGGATTCCCCCCGAAAAATTTAGCCAATTTGCTACAAGAAAAAATATCGTCATAATTGGCATCTTGAATTCAGAAGGGGAAATTAATGAGAAAGTCTCGGGCATGCTGTCCGCTGAAGTTAAAGCTAGGGTGGAGGATGGGTCCGCGTTTGTGTTTCCAAAAGAAAATCCCTGGGCAGAAAAACAACTATTGGTTGTTCTGGCGAGCACTGGTTTTTCTGAGCTGCAGGAAAAGCTGCAAGACAATAAAGATTATTTGTATCAGCTTTTCAAGAAAAAAGTTCTTGATGAAACCAGCGCTCAAATGTTTAGTCAGTTGGAGCAAACGGAGCTGTCGGATAAGTTGCTGCAGGATTATGGCTGGTCGGTCCGAATTCAACACGATTACATTATAAACATTGAACGAGTTCAAGACCGCTTTGTGATGTTACGCAGGAGTCTTCCGGGCCGCGAACGTTGGTTGTTCGTGCATTGGATTGAGAACGGCGATCCTACTCTCATAAATGAAGAATGGGCTATGAATATCCGGGATAAGCTAACAAAGAAATTTTATGAGAATGATCTTATAGAGCGACAGCATACGGTATCTGAAGAGGTGGATTTTTTAGATAGACCCGCACTTATGCTGGAAGGACTCTGGGGTAACGACGAAAAAATCGCCGGCGGTCCATTTCGGAATTACACTTTCTACGATGAACAATCCGGTAGAATTTACATTATTGACGTTTCGGTTTGGTTTCCTAGAGGCCCAAAAGAACCATTTCTCCGCCAATTGGATATTATGGCACACACTTTTAAAACGGCAGATGAAGTGAGAAGCCAAGCAGAGAATGAGGTAAGTTAAGATGAACTCAAACAAACAACCGCTTGTGGCAATTTTAATGGGGAGCATATCGGATGACAGTGCTGCCGAAGAGTGCAAAAAATATTTTGACTATTTCAATATTCCTTTCGAAAAACACGTGCTTTCAGCACACCGAAACCCAAAAGAAACTTCCGAGTTTGCTGAAAAAGCTGAGGAAAATGGATTTAAAATTATCATTGGCATAGCTGGAATGGCTGCCCATTTACCAGGTGTGATTGCAGCACACACAAAGTTGCCGGTCATTGGGGTGCCAATGCCGGGTTCCCATCTAAACGGCGTTGATGCGCTGTACTCAGTTGTGCAAATGCCAAAGGGAGTTCCGGTTGCGACAGTGGCAATTGGCACGGCCGGGGCCGGCAATGCAGCGATTTTGTGTGCCCAAATTCTGGCGCTCAGCGACCCGGCTCTTAAGGAAAAATTAGCTGAATTTAAGAACCAGGGGTGCGAACTTTAAATTTCTAATTTAAAGTTGAGGTTAATTATGAAAGCAATAAACTTTTTACTCCTCAGTTTAATAATCTCAATAGCATTTTCATGTGTAACGCCACAGCCCAAAAGCAGGGCTAATTTAGTCGCCAAAGGAAGAAATTCTAACCTAAACGGCTTTGGCGAAATCACAGGGCGTGTCATCGACTCGGAATCGAAGTACCTTTTACCGGGAGCGAATGTTATCCTTTTGGACACAAAGTTAGGGGCGGCAACTGATAGGACCGGTACATACAAAATTTCGAATGTACCGCCCGACACGTACACCATGAAAGCTTCTTTCATTGGTTTTATAAGTATTAAACATCAAGTGCAGGTTGAAGAAAACCGGACGATTGCCTTAGATTTTAATTTGGCGGTGGATCCTAATATAGATATCATTATAGATACCATTATCTAAACGTTTCAAAGTCAAAGTATAAGCTGAGAATTTAACCATGAAAATTGGCGTTGTTGGAACATTTAATCGCGACATGATTTTACCCTGGCAGGGCGAAAAGGCCGAAAGCATTGGCGGAATTTATTTTTCAGTTTTATATTTGGCCAATCTGTTAAACCCCACGGATGAGATCTATCCGGTTGCAAATTTGGGGGGAGACTTTTATGATGAGGTCGTAAACGGTCTTTCGGATTATAAAAATCTTCGATTAGATGGTCTTAAACGGCTCGAAGAAAAAAATACCCAAGTCACCTTGACTTACACCAGTCAACATGAGCGGGATGAATTTATTTCAAAACCAATGCCGCCTTTGGGATTTGCAGAATTGGCGATATTACAAGAGGTTGATGCGGTCATCTTTAATTTGATAACCGGAATGGATGTCGATTTAAATGGGTTGCGAAAATTCCGCCAGTCAACAAATGTCCTGATTTACCTTGATTTTCATTCCCGCGCTTTGGGTATAAACGGGAATGGGCGAAGATTCTACCAGCGTCCTGGTGACTGGCGGGAGTGGATTGAATTAGTGGACGTTTTGCAGCTAAACGAGATGGAGGCTCGGACTTTGGCCGGGTATACCCCTGAGCAGCCAAAGGAAATTCTCGTTGAATTTGGTAAAAAGATGTTGCAATTGAATCCATCCATTTGTCATATTACACTCGCAGATAAAGGTTCTTATTTGTTTTATTTTGAAGGGGGACATGTTAAACACAAAAGGTTTAAAGCACTTTCGCTGTCAAATGCTGTCGATGCTATTGGCTGTGGCGATGGCTTTGCTTCGGCCTATTTAGCAAAATATTTTTCTACCCGGGATGAAATAAGAGCAACAGCTTTTGCCAATAAAGTAGCTGCGTTGAATTGCACATTTGTTGGCAGTTCGCGGATTAATGAGATTAAAACTCTAATTAGAGAAGCGAATTAATTTTAAGGCAACATGGAAAACCTAAAACTACTTAAACAAAAAGTTCTTGTCACAGGTGCAAACGGATTGCTGGGACAAAAGATCGTTGAAGCCTTTGTAGAGGATTTCGAAGTTTGTGGAATCGGAAGACGGACAAAGCCAATGTTAGGATTGAAAAGTTTTAACTACGTAATTTGCAATATCACAAAGCGAGAGCAAATTCTTGAATTGGCGCGAACTTTTGAGCCAAACTTTATTATCAATTCCGCCGCTTATACAAATGTAGATGCCTGTGAAGACGAAAAAGAGGAGTGCTGGAAAATAAATGTTGTTGGTGTTGAAAATCTGGCAAATATTGCAAAAAGATTCGGCATTCATGTTGTTCATATTTCAACAGATTATGTGTTTGACGGAGTTGATGGAAACTATGATGAGGAATCCAGGCCAAAACCGCTTGGCTACTACGGTCGCTCAAAACTGGCGAGCGAGAATGCATTGATCCGCAGCGGTATTGAGTGTGCAATCGTGCGAACGATGCTTCTTTATGGAAGCGGAATCAATTTGGGACAAAATTTTGTGACCTGGGTAGTTGAAAAACTCAAAAATGGAGAAAGCATTAATATTGTCGATGATCAATTCGGCCATCCAACTCTTGCGGATGACCTGGCAACGGCAATTCGGAAAATCGTCGAATTGAAACAAACGGGAATCTACAATATCGCCGGCTCCGAATGCATGAATCGTTTTGAATTTGCTCTGAAGGTCGCAGAAGCCTTCAATTTGGATACAACTCTTATTCATCCCATCAAAACTAAAGATTTAAATCAAAAGGCACCCCGCCCGTTAAATTCAAGCTTTAATTTAAATAAAACTCTCAAGGAACTTGGTTTTCAATTGAGCGATGTAGGTACGGGCTTGCAAATTCTCCGACAGCAAATAGACAATTCCAAAGTGTTTGCTTCCTAACCTTTCCAAATTGTGTATGAAAAAAACGTTAATCATTATTCCAACTTATAATGAAGCAGATAATATTAAAAATATTATTTCTAAAGTTGTTAACTTAAACGTTCCGGATCTGGCAATTCTGGTTGTCGATGACGATTCACCTGATGGCACCGGAGAAATTGTAGCAAAAATATGCGAAAAAGATTCACGGGTTCGTATGATTAAAAGAGAGGGCAAATTTGGCCTCGGTACAGCTTATGTAGCGGGCTTTAAATATGCAATAAAAGAAGGCTTTGATTATATCTTTGAAATTGATGCCGACTTTTCTCACAATCCAGGAGATATTCCCAAATTTTTGGAGATGGCAGAGTCGTATGATTTAATAATCGGCTCACGTTATATTGCAGGTGTGAATGTGGTAAATTGGCCGCTTTCACGCCTTTTACTGAGCCTGGGAGCAAATTTGTATACCCGCTTGATTACCGGTTTACCAGTGCAGGACTGCACGGCGGGGTACCGTTGTTACAGAAGAGCAGTCCTGGAATGCATCGATTTAGACGAAATTCACAGCGATGGTTATTCTTTTCAAATTGAGATGACTTTCAAGACCTGGAAAAAAAACTTTCGTATTTTTGAGTTACCGATCGTGTTTACGGACCGGGTAAAAGGAAACTCAAAGATGACCCGAAAAATTATGCGTGAAGCTGCCTGGATAGTTTGGAAGCTCCGGTTTTTGGGTTTGATTGGAAAAATTAATTAATTGGGTTCAAGCTCCAGCTTGAATTATGAGCACAGCAGCAAAAACAAAATCACCTAAAAGACCTTCTGAGCCTAGAGCTCAAATATACCTCTCCATAATCATTGTCAACTACAATGTCAAAGAATTTCTTGAGCAGTGCCTCATTTCTGTTCGAAACGCACTTAAAGGAATCTCTGCAGAAATCTTAGTCATCGATAATTCGTCTTCCGATGGCAGCGCAGAGCTGATTCAAGAAAAGTTTCCAGACATTCAAATAACCGTTAATTCTAAAAATGCTGGATTCGCCAGAGCCTCTAATCAAGGATTGCAAATTGCACAAGGCGAGTTCATCGCTCTTTTGAATCCGGATACACTTGTTCAGGAAGACACCTTCTCAAAGATGCTTGATTTTTTTAAGGCCCAACCGAGAGCCGGAATGCTTGGCTGCAAGATTCTGAACCCGGACGGTTCCATTCAACTTTCTTGCCGTAGAAGTTTCCCAACTCCCTGGGTCGCGTTTACAAAACTCAGCGGCTTGAGTTACCT
Protein-coding sequences here:
- the recG gene encoding ATP-dependent DNA helicase RecG; amino-acid sequence: DLRQAIENVHFPKDKDFLRTARKRLKFDELFYLELMLAYRKKSVEIKRKGIEFLKVGERTKKLIESLPFELTAAQKKVIREIRDDMKKDSPMNRLLQGDVGSGKTIVALICMMMSIENGYQGALMAPTEILAEQHYLTIQNLLEELGIKVVLLVGAQRKSEREEVLRCIKAGEAEIVVGTHALIQEGVEFKQLGLVVVDEQHRFGVMQRATLIEKGLTPDVLVMTATPIPRTLSLTLYGDLDFSIIDELPPGRKPIKTHWRSDKKRSEIYKFTKEKIEEGAQVYIVFPLIEESERIDLKAAIENYENLKEGIFSNFSVGLLHGRMKSAEKEEVMSQFKAGEIQILVSTTVIEVGVDVPNATIMIVENAERFGLPQMHQLRGRVGRGEKESYCFLIATYPISKEAKTRLSTLAETNDGFKIAEVDLQIRGPGEFFGTRQHGLPELRIADIVKDTELLLKARDEAFDLARKNKQILNTENMPARVQFFKNYRDKMELSRVG
- a CDS encoding DUF2723 domain-containing protein, giving the protein MEHQKLNKIIGFAVLVISLIVYGKTVAPTTSYWDCGEFISSSYILGVPHPPGAPLHVLVGRVFTMIPDWLISDIGLRVNIISVLVSALSVMFAYLIIVRLIREFKGIPETVDQKINIYTAGVIGALGFALTDSQWFNAVEAEVYAVSIFFTTIVVWLILVWLEKAENPVSDKILVLIAYLIGLATGVHLLNILAIPTLFLIVYFKKAELNIKTFSLWAAGAIAAFAAIYPGIVKGIPWLLNKFSFLAIGLVTLGVLFAIVYAVQNQKRLVSLALMSILLVTVGYSTYTALYIRSDMHPAINENHPNTPKKFVSYLNREQYGELTFFPRRYPGLPSKQAFEATRSGSYAKHDFGKQVKHLWNYQIKKMYIRYFGWQFIGKGTTLGPDNYIVEVLSGKGLMGWPFLIGLIGMFFHFRRDWKRASSILTLFIMTGIAITIYLNQEDPQPRERDYAYVGSFFAFSIWIGMGVSAILELVQNAFRQNSPLRKVGIGLTILLLIMAVPSNLYLHNAHPHDRSGNYVAFDYSYNILQSCEANAILFTNGDNDTFPLWYLQYVEDIRRDVRVVNLSLLNTPWYIKQLRDEEPKVPIALTNTQIDQLGPALWSEPKMARIEVPRDKLIGQFEKAEDNASFLIENVPQNPAIEFELVHTKIIQGHKVLLVQDRMIIHILAANKFKKPVYFAVTVSPTNMLNLDNRRNVKDSKNYLRMDGLAFRVMPYGGPKNDFISPVKLEANLFEHFKYRNLDNPEVYFNNNILGLLQNYRSAFLRLTNYYRTQGLTQNNKEKALAVLQKMDEVMPEEVIPLRDFRLSLNFGQMYSDFGNPQGLEDRLDKISKIYNLRTIDQLYIAEFYAQILKNDAKAESLAVSLREENPETREIYLWLASHYTRSRRFDDGIQVLEKWMNDHPEDLIVKKELTELQAFASANDSLNISNSSSDSSSAKDSNDNP
- a CDS encoding glycosyltransferase family 2 protein encodes the protein MTGKPLVSIIIPHFKGREILRNCLEAVEKTKYQNKEVIIVNNASTDGSVDDIHHSFPWALLVNNEKNLGYAGGCNSGLVSASGEYILFLNNDTVFEPDWLSVLVEVCEEDEKIAACQPKIRSLVNREMFDYAGAAGGLIDIFGYPFAKGRLFFTLEKDEQQYDDTGDIFWASGTATLIRKSVLDEVGSFDEDFFAHMEEIDLNWRMHLAGYRVVAVPEAIVYHNAGSTLKPDSPKKIYLNHRNSLVMILKNYGLKNLLWIIPVRVSLEFLSIVYALLKLDFVRLKGGFLALIYVLFNFFRIVGKRKQVQRLRKVPDSEIFKKMYRGSIVFEYFVRGIRRARDLKLK
- a CDS encoding class I SAM-dependent methyltransferase; the protein is MSLEFEKINCPLCGCEKNELFLKTQDRFKLNGELKFEIAACSECKFTFLNPRPKPESISAFYESEDYQPFLSIQSGLNFWDRIYLTVRSFTLTNKRRKISKLKRGGRLLDIGCGTGEFLHEMQDHGWQVEGLEMDEKAAEFARTENNLSVQTLELQDCDFPDQSFDVITLWHVLEHLYDPKESLKKMRNFLKDGGFILIAVPNISSFDARFYKTNWVALDAPRHLFHFTPETMSVFCKRAGLGIQKFYQLPLDAFFNCLMSERIILKNRILGTLLFPLHFLRGFLIAKISIFQSLRLSRQKNRLGSSILYFVQKQEKSHDFI
- a CDS encoding DUF4837 family protein, with translation MTLFKYVKCYLAPLLAVLLFACFGKPPASGEHNQLFVVSDPDNWEVLESSIKDVFEKVIKTPQPEKLFEVHWIPPEKFSQFATRKNIVIIGILNSEGEINEKVSGMLSAEVKARVEDGSAFVFPKENPWAEKQLLVVLASTGFSELQEKLQDNKDYLYQLFKKKVLDETSAQMFSQLEQTELSDKLLQDYGWSVRIQHDYIINIERVQDRFVMLRRSLPGRERWLFVHWIENGDPTLINEEWAMNIRDKLTKKFYENDLIERQHTVSEEVDFLDRPALMLEGLWGNDEKIAGGPFRNYTFYDEQSGRIYIIDVSVWFPRGPKEPFLRQLDIMAHTFKTADEVRSQAENEVS
- the purE gene encoding 5-(carboxyamino)imidazole ribonucleotide mutase, whose amino-acid sequence is MNSNKQPLVAILMGSISDDSAAEECKKYFDYFNIPFEKHVLSAHRNPKETSEFAEKAEENGFKIIIGIAGMAAHLPGVIAAHTKLPVIGVPMPGSHLNGVDALYSVVQMPKGVPVATVAIGTAGAGNAAILCAQILALSDPALKEKLAEFKNQGCEL
- a CDS encoding carboxypeptidase-like regulatory domain-containing protein, which gives rise to MKAINFLLLSLIISIAFSCVTPQPKSRANLVAKGRNSNLNGFGEITGRVIDSESKYLLPGANVILLDTKLGAATDRTGTYKISNVPPDTYTMKASFIGFISIKHQVQVEENRTIALDFNLAVDPNIDIIIDTII
- a CDS encoding carbohydrate kinase family protein; protein product: MKIGVVGTFNRDMILPWQGEKAESIGGIYFSVLYLANLLNPTDEIYPVANLGGDFYDEVVNGLSDYKNLRLDGLKRLEEKNTQVTLTYTSQHERDEFISKPMPPLGFAELAILQEVDAVIFNLITGMDVDLNGLRKFRQSTNVLIYLDFHSRALGINGNGRRFYQRPGDWREWIELVDVLQLNEMEARTLAGYTPEQPKEILVEFGKKMLQLNPSICHITLADKGSYLFYFEGGHVKHKRFKALSLSNAVDAIGCGDGFASAYLAKYFSTRDEIRATAFANKVAALNCTFVGSSRINEIKTLIREAN
- the rfbD gene encoding dTDP-4-dehydrorhamnose reductase, whose product is MENLKLLKQKVLVTGANGLLGQKIVEAFVEDFEVCGIGRRTKPMLGLKSFNYVICNITKREQILELARTFEPNFIINSAAYTNVDACEDEKEECWKINVVGVENLANIAKRFGIHVVHISTDYVFDGVDGNYDEESRPKPLGYYGRSKLASENALIRSGIECAIVRTMLLYGSGINLGQNFVTWVVEKLKNGESINIVDDQFGHPTLADDLATAIRKIVELKQTGIYNIAGSECMNRFEFALKVAEAFNLDTTLIHPIKTKDLNQKAPRPLNSSFNLNKTLKELGFQLSDVGTGLQILRQQIDNSKVFAS
- a CDS encoding polyprenol monophosphomannose synthase, with translation MKKTLIIIPTYNEADNIKNIISKVVNLNVPDLAILVVDDDSPDGTGEIVAKICEKDSRVRMIKREGKFGLGTAYVAGFKYAIKEGFDYIFEIDADFSHNPGDIPKFLEMAESYDLIIGSRYIAGVNVVNWPLSRLLLSLGANLYTRLITGLPVQDCTAGYRCYRRAVLECIDLDEIHSDGYSFQIEMTFKTWKKNFRIFELPIVFTDRVKGNSKMTRKIMREAAWIVWKLRFLGLIGKIN